The DNA window ctgagcgcaccaccTGGCAAATTTCAGCAATTACCCGGcagttttagggtggttactgaagagttgggtcacaaatcaggggcttccacccagcttaaaaaaaaattctgggttgagcactggaacCTGTTATCAGAGCATGTATTTCAATAGTATTTTAATAACATGCATTTACCATATTGTATGCATGAGACATCAGATATTTCAGCAGCCCCAACTAACCCGCAGTTAGTGTCATACATTGATGTTCCCCTTTGCTCCTTCCCCAGCAAGGGCTGATCGGTGATGGACATTTATGAACACACACAAGGACTGCTCCAGGATTTGCTCCAGTTTCTCAGTCCAGGTAGTAGATGGCAatcctggatgatgcctgagctAGGATAGGGCTGTTCTTCTGAAATAGTAAAGCAGTTATGGGCATTATCTAAAACAATTCCAGCTTGCACTAGAGGACAATGCTTAGAGGTTGCCTATCTAAATATCTGATGGCTTTTCTTAGTTCCTATTTTCTGAATTTGATATTTATGCTGAATCGTCAATCACAACCAGTCATTCCATACTTTTGTCTTTTACAGGGTGATGTCtggatctgcatggagttgaTGGACACATCTCTGGACAAATTCTACAAGCATGTGATAGACAAAAACTTGACTATCCCTGAAGACATTCTGGGCAAAATAGCAGTTTCTGTAAGTCAAATATCTgcttaaatgtttttctatatgcTTAAAGTTTGTTTTCTACTTCTAAGGATTTCTTTGGAAGGATGTTGGGAATGGGTTAACATTATTCCGAATTGCTCTGTTCTTGTATGTTGACTATTTACCTAAAGCTTGCTAATTTGCTAATCTACAAAAACATAATCTGTGCAAGATTCTGGCAGAAAACATGGCAGAAAACAAGACCAGCACTTTGATAGGGGTTACATGACTATGCAACGAGTATTATTGTTATACTATAGCAGGGCTTCTTAACTTCAGCCCTCAAGGGTCACATACAGGCTGGATTTTTGTAAATTctgctgacaaagaaaaaaaaaattgtgtatgcaCCCTGACCCTCAAAGACTGGAGCTGAGGACACTTGTATTGTATGCACATTTGCATTACACGAAACCCATGGTCTTCTAGGGCAGCGGCTCCCAACCTTTCGGACCACGCATACTTCGTTGgcagctgtgtgtcactcaaagggaaagaaacttccacTAGAGtcatgtcataatgccagaacccacccactcgtCCAGAGACACGACCAGCCCACTGGCATGATGCTCCGATGCATATGGGTGGGAGacatggtttgcggctctggcttGTGCGCCCCCCCCATGCGGGgatccttcccctgaccccgctgggggtgcaccagccagagtcacGACcccaggttggggaccgctgttctaGGGCACCTCTTGCATGTACCTATCATGACAGAGGGGATTTTTTGccacttatattttaaaaattattaggaAAGGTGCCAGTAGATGAGGTTTCCCTTTTAAAAATACCAGTTACTTGGCTGTCAAGCAGATCCTGTGGTTAGAAGTGGGGAATTGATTCCTCAACCTTTTATTAAATGCAGAAGGGGTCTGCGTGTAGGCGTATTGAGATCAGTAAAATTTACAGGACCAGAAATGTTAGCCCAATTATAGCGGAACTAAACATGCtctacttacctgtccccattccatcacggGGGGAAGACTCTTTACTCTTTACTCTTTACTCTAGACTCTTTACTCACCCTTAGCTTGTTCCCTGAATGATTGAGACCATTCTATTATTTAATGAGAGGGTAAACACTTGCCCCTACTAAAAGTTAGGGTTGAATAAGCTGCTGGGTGACAAATTgaacaatatattacatattttttacatttattttttttcttctttctaccaGATTGTTAGAGCATTAGAACATCTACATAGTAAGCTCTCTGTCATTCATAGAGGTAAGTGCCGTTTTTCTCATTGcacatatttacattattatttaggaaatccaatTAATGGAGGCAGTTTAGGTCAATCCACTTTGAGATACTGCGTGCCCTTTCTGGCTCAAACACCAACGGTGTCTTGCTGGGCCAAATTAAAACAATGCTTATATTTCTGGTCTGCTTTAGTAGCCCACTAATGGGGAAAATTCAGGTGATCCTTcctttgaaatgtatgtaaataagCCTGGGCACAATTCAcgttgaaaaaagtaaaaattcacccAAAGTGCGTTCCTTGCAGTACCTCTGCAAGGAACGCACTTTgggtgaatttttacttttttcaacgTGAATTGTGCCCAGGcttatttacatacatttcaaaggATTGGATCTGGCTACCCAATAAGCCTTTAATATTTGCTTGGTACTCTATCTAGTACAATATTTGCACACCTGCTGCACACCCAAAATAGTGGGTGGAAACACCATAAAAGAGCCCAAATTATGGCAGGCAGATCCCACTTTTGGAGTATTCCTGGACTTCCTCTAGTTTGATCCATGGACATATTTGCCACTATGGTATACAGTCGTGTGCTATGGTGGTGTAAGGGCCATCTGGGCAATAAGTAAAAGTTGGCCAATTCAGGCAAAGTctatttttgctttgttggtCTTTGCCCTGTAATAATTGCTGCAAAAAATAACCCCCGGAGGGAAAAGATTTGATAATGCCCTTTCCCCAGCTTACATAATGCAAAGAGTGACCGCCTCTTCCTGCCAACAAGATCCCTGAGAAAGCTGAAAAGCCCAGATATCACAAGCAGGTTCTGAAGCATAGTACAGGATCTTATTATGTCCTGAGGTTTGGGCTGCCCCAAGATCTTGCTTAAAGGATAATAACGCTCGTCAGAAGGAatttgaaaaaatgcaaatatgctATCTAATCCCTTTTTCCTTATGGGTTGGCACCTTGAGAAAGTGGATTGTCTGCTATAGATCCTATTAACGGGAAGACCTTTTCTTATGCCAAGTTTTTATACCAGTTATCAGTAGAGTCGTTTTaagtggactgaccctttaattgTGGCTAACTGCCATTTTTAGATACCCGAGTGCAAAAAAAGATATGCATCTTTTACGTAGCATACCTCATGCTCCTCCGAGCCATCtaaattgtcttttattatttattttcagatgtAAAGCCTTCAAATGTTCTCATTAACAAGCAAGGCCAGGTGAAGATGTGCGATTTTGGGATCAGTGGATACTTAGTCGACTCTGTAGCCAAAACAATGGACGCTGGCTGCAAACCATACATGGCTGTAAGTGTGAATTGGTACAGTTTTAATTCCAGTAATTTGACGGTTGGACTGTTTTTCTTTTGCTGCTTCTATGCAATTTTAGTATTCAGGTTTTTATAGTTTATTCCTAatgccttttttcttctttccgtGCAGCCTGAGAGGATAAACCCAGAACTGAACCAGAAAGGATACAGTGTGAAGTCTGATATTTGGAGCCTTGGAATCACAATGGTATGATATGGGAATTTGCAATTGTATTTACCGTTGGTTGAGGTCCTCCTGGTGACCAGTATGCATACAGAAGACCCCAGACATGTATAGAGCAGACAGCTCTATATAGCAGTGATAAAGCACCAGACTAAAGGCACACATTTGCCCTAATGTGCACATATGAACAGCAGGTTTGGATATTATACCAGACTTGCAAAGCAACACTCTATGGCACTGGATTATCTGTACTCTGCTCTGTTGCTGAAGCTTCCATCTTTGCCTTCTGGGTTTGAAGTATTAAGGCCTTATTGGCTGGGTTTGGGTCACCAGTCTCCTAGGCATGTGCACAAGGGATTCTTCATCCCAACACAGAATTGTGCTGAGATTGCACTACACTGTAGGTAGAATAATGCAAGCCTCTTAAAGGTGCGTTGTACCTTTCTGGTTCTGTGTTGCTGTATTGTGCCTTGCTGTAGGCTTCCAGCTTTTCTGGATATGTCAAAATTTTTTTACCACCATCTCCTTGTTGCCTGCCTTTGTTCAAAGCAGCACATTCAGATTTTAAAAACACGGACCAAACCTCACATTTACAGGTCTAAagatcttttacattttaaagtattggaAACCAATTGCTTTGTAAAAAATGTCTTCCTGTAGGCTTTTCTGCTGCTATGTAGGTTTAATTGTAGTTCATATATGATCATTTAGCAGAGCAATGTTGACTTTCCATAACTGCACCACTCGGTGGCAGTAGATTCACACAGATTCTcctatggaaaaaatgtttgttgcccAGCATTGGTTATCCTGATATTATTTCGCAGCTGGTCCTTCCTCCCAGAACAAGACTCAGGTGGAAGCTGCTCATCTATAATACCCTGGTTGCATGTGCATTGCAGGGCAGTGAGGTTAAACCCATAAAGCTTTGGCACGAGTCACAGCACTTGTGTTGCAGTTCACTAGATCATATTCGGTGcagatttttattgtgtattaggCATTTACATAATGAATGTTTATAAACTATTTCAGCATGTAAACTGTTCTTAAAAAAGTgtcattttgattaaaaaaatgcaaaaccgATATAAACTGTAACACTTTGTACCGGGTTGACTTAGTGCCCACAACTGCAAGATTGTCATCTCTATACAGCACAAGCATTTTGTGTAGGAAAGGAAAAATTAGGACACGGGCTGTATCTCCTTGGGTTTGTAAGCTTTTTATGTTGCCTACCTACCACCCATATGTTGTAATGTTGTTGGTTTGTTATCAGATTGGTAGGGTGACCTTATCCAGGTCTGTATAATCTGTGTATATGATGGTAAAGCTCTGGAGATAGGAGAAGTGAGCATTTGTTTGCCAATCTGCTTTAATCTTTGGAACTGTGGAaagaaggtgattttttttatagagatttcttttttctgttgtgtGCATATTGCATGGATCAGAAAGTGGGGGAAGAGTCCCAAACCAATAGTATTTAATGAATTCCAACCTtggttaaaaatagtttttagctTGGCTTAACATTAATCTCTTTTTGTCTTTTCTCTCCTTTAGATCGAGCTTGCTATTTTGCGGTTCCCATATGACTCGTGGGGGACTCCGTTTCAGCAGCTTAAGCAGGTAGTCGAGGAGCCGTCGCCACAGTTGCCTGCAGAAAAGTTCTCTGCTGACTTTGTTGACTTTACCTCACAATGGTAAGTTCAAAAACACTTTctatactttgtaaaaaaaatgattgactaGTCCGGTATGTTTAatgcagtattttattaaaaggctGCTTTGGGTAAAATCATCTGGTCAACCACAAGTTAGCTGTGCGACATTTTAGAAAATCCGCTCGGTTTATTGTATTGTGATCTGCAGTCATATTCAACAGGGTTCACACAGTACCTTTTGCATGACTATATCCTACTGTAACACAATCCTGTAAATTGCAATGGCCTCTAGGACTAGGTTTTAGTTTGCCCTTGGTCACTGCAGTCTTTCGTAATCTGTACCTTGGGGAAAAATGTGAATCATTTGTGGGCAATGTTTGGTCACTTCTAAAATGTTTTGTGCATAAATTGAGTTTTTGGACCAATCTGAGCAACATAAATGACCCAGGAAAAGGGAAACTTCTGGATTGTCACTTCAAA is part of the Pyxicephalus adspersus chromosome 3, UCB_Pads_2.0, whole genome shotgun sequence genome and encodes:
- the MAP2K6 gene encoding dual specificity mitogen-activated protein kinase kinase 6 isoform X2 gives rise to the protein MNQSRGDKKKKNPGLPRLKVFEEPKTSPPTPPRDLDSKACILIGEKNFEVKADDLLPIEELGRGAYGVVEKMRHVPSEQIMAVKRIRATVNSQEQKRLLMDLDISMRTVDCPFTVTFYGALFREGDVWICMELMDTSLDKFYKHVIDKNLTIPEDILGKIAVSIVRALEHLHSKLSVIHRDVKPSNVLINKQGQVKMCDFGISGYLVDSVAKTMDAGCKPYMAPERINPELNQKGYSVKSDIWSLGITMIELAILRFPYDSWGTPFQQLKQVVEEPSPQLPAEKFSADFVDFTSQCLKKNSKERPTYAELMQHPFFTLHESKNTDVASFVKLILGD